The following coding sequences are from one Acipenser ruthenus chromosome 7, fAciRut3.2 maternal haplotype, whole genome shotgun sequence window:
- the LOC117414557 gene encoding uncharacterized protein LOC117414557, whose amino-acid sequence MTRQPIPSPYHSLKKCLLLSVLNLMPYSSTYIERVSGWDHSSTAPRVLPDHSTPITIPPDHSALPSSSLQITQQPPSSSLQITQQPPSSSLQITQPHHHPSRSLSPPILIPPDHSAAPSSSLQITQPSHPHRSRSPSPPIIIPPDHSALPSSSLQITQPSHPHPSRSLSPPILIPPDHSALPSSSLQITQPPILIPPDHSAAPIIIPPDHSAPITIPPDHSAPILIPPDHSAAPILIPLDHSAAPIIIPPDLSAAPIIIPSDHSAPSPSLQITQQLPSSSLQITQQPPSSSLQITQQLPSSSLQITQPQSSSLQITQPSHPHPSRSLSSPILIPPDHSAPILIPPDHSALPSSSLQITQQPPSSSLQITQQPPSSSLQITQPPSSSLQITQPSHHHPSRSLSSPPTIKLQMTSTLCWECNHSGSFCPSGRAALMLKEC is encoded by the exons atgactaggcagcccattccatcacCTTACCACTCtctgaagaagtgtctcctcctCTCTGTTCTCAACCTGATGCCATACAG TTCTACATACATAGAGAGGGTGAGTGGGTGGGACCACAGCTCCACAGCCCCCAGGGTCCTTCCAGATCACTCAACCCCCATCACCATCCCTCCAGATCACTCAGCCCTCCCATCATCATCCCTCCAGATCACTCAGCAGCCCCCATCCTCATCCCTCCAGATCACTCAGCAGCCCCCATCATCATCCCTCCAGATCACTCAGCCCCATCATCATCCCTCCAGATCACTCAGCCCTCCCATCCTCATCCCTCCAGATCACTCAGCAGCCCCATCATCATCCCTCCAGATCACTCAGCCCTCCCATCCTCATCGCTCCAGATCACCCAGCCCTCCCATCATCATCCCTCCAGATCACTCAGCCCTCCCATCCTCATCCCTCCAGATCACCCAGCCCTCCCATCCTCATCCCTCCAGATCACTCAGCCCTCCCATCCTCATCCCTCCAGATCACTCAGCCCTCCCATCCTCATCCCTCCAGATCACTCAGCCCCCCATCCTCATCCCTCCAGATCACTCAGCAGCCCCCATCATTATCCCTCCAGATCACTCAGCCCCCATCACCATCCCTCCAGATCACTCAGCCCCAATCCTCATCCCTCCAGATCACTCAGCCGCCCCAATCCTCATCCCTCTAGATCACTCAGCAGCCCCCATCATCATCCCTCCAGATCTCTCAGCAGCCCCCATCATCATCCCTTCAGATCACTCAGCACCATCACCATCCCTCCAGATCACTCAGCAGCTCCCATCATCATCCCTCCAGATCACTCAGCAGCCCCCATCATCATCCCTCCAGATCACTCAGCAGCTCCCATCATCATCCCTCCAGATCACTCAGCCCCAATCCTCATCCCTCCAGATCACTCAGCCCTCCCATCCTCATCCCTCCAGATCACTCAGCAGCCCCATCCTCATCCCTCCAGATCACTCAGCCCCAATCCTCATCCCTCCAGATCACTCAGCCCTCCCATCCTCATCCCTCCAGATCACTCAGCAGCCCCCATCATCATCCCTCCAGATCACTCAGCAGCCCCCATCATCATCCCTCCAGATCACTCAGCCCCCATCATCATCCCTCCAGATCACTCAGCCCTCCCATCATCATCCCTCCAGATCACTCAGCAGCCCCCCCACCATCAAGCTTCAAATGACTTCCACTCTCTGTTGGGAATGCAATCACTCTGGATCCTTTTGCCCTTCAGGAAGGGCTGCTCTGATGTTAAAGGAATGCTAA